The Microbacterium phyllosphaerae region GGGGTCGACCGCCGGCTCCCACACGTCGAGCAGCGCGGGAGGATCGATGGTCACCCACCGGACGCCGAGACCACGGATGCGGTCGACGAGAGCGGTGCGCGCCTCTCGGGGGATGTGCACCAGCACGCCCGGGGTCGTGATGACCAGTGCGGCGTCCGCGGGGGCCGCGGCCGCGAGCGCGTCGATCCGGTCGAGCGCGTCACCCGCGACGAGGAGCGGCGGGTCGGAGGCGGCGATGTCGAGAGCGGCGGTCACCCGGCGCTCGCGTCCCTCCTCCCCCGGCCACACGAGTCCCTGCAGCCAGCGTCGGTCCCGCTCGACACGGGCGTCGAGAGGTGCGAGGTCGATGCCGGCCCGCCACACCACCTCCGGCATCCGCATCGCCGGGAGCTCGCCCTCGACGCGGCTCTCGAGGACGACGCTCGAAGGGCCGTCCACGGGGTCGAGCGACGCGCGCAACCGCCCGTCGGCACCCACGAAGCGGTACGAGTACCGGTCGGGGTAGAGGCAGAGGCCCGCGGAGGCTCCGATCTCGAGCAGCGCGATCGGGCCGTCGATCTCCGAGAGCACGGGCAGCAGCGGGGCCAGACGCAGCGGCTCGTTCGTCTGCAGACGCCGACCGGTGCACTCGGCGACGATCTCGTCCGCCCGCGCCACGGCGAACTCCCGCCAGACGTCGTAGCCGCCGAGGCCCGCACCCAGCATCCGCGTCACCGCGAACACGAGCGGAGGCTGTCGCCGGTTCTCCGGGATGCGAGCGAGGATCCCCTGTACCTCCCGGTCGGCCGCGACACCGGCCGCCCACTCGACATACAGGTC contains the following coding sequences:
- a CDS encoding DUF2332 domain-containing protein translates to MTDAVQQRYARFAEQEAPGRSDLYVEWAAGVAADREVQGILARIPENRRQPPLVFAVTRMLGAGLGGYDVWREFAVARADEIVAECTGRRLQTNEPLRLAPLLPVLSEIDGPIALLEIGASAGLCLYPDRYSYRFVGADGRLRASLDPVDGPSSVVLESRVEGELPAMRMPEVVWRAGIDLAPLDARVERDRRWLQGLVWPGEEGRERRVTAALDIAASDPPLLVAGDALDRIDALAAAAPADAALVITTPGVLVHIPREARTALVDRIRGLGVRWVTIDPPALLDVWEPAVDPDTWPGFVVALDAEVRAASDPLGRWWEWRAGVGATAT